The following are encoded together in the Desulfovibrio desulfuricans DSM 642 genome:
- a CDS encoding TRAP transporter small permease subunit codes for MPNWIKLFVKYVDAVNRLVGRGVLYLVFVMMGILLYSAISRYCFDAPVIWGVEMAQFTMVAYYILGGGFALLTNSHVRMDVFYGRWKWRKQAKMDVITSVFLVAYLALLFYGCVSSTWYSIEFDQHNNSAWAPALAPIKIIMGIGIFLTLLQAFSEFFKALARSRGLLLGEEVPERLIVESGYVEPEAEPQLVGVVADPVASPQVLAPAQALGGSR; via the coding sequence ATGCCAAACTGGATCAAGCTGTTTGTCAAATATGTGGATGCGGTTAACCGTCTGGTGGGGCGGGGGGTTCTTTATCTTGTATTCGTCATGATGGGCATTTTGCTCTATTCGGCCATATCCCGTTACTGTTTTGATGCACCGGTTATCTGGGGCGTGGAAATGGCCCAGTTCACCATGGTGGCCTACTACATCCTTGGCGGCGGTTTTGCCCTGCTTACCAATTCGCACGTGCGTATGGATGTGTTCTATGGCCGCTGGAAGTGGAGAAAGCAGGCAAAGATGGACGTGATCACGTCTGTTTTTTTGGTCGCGTACCTTGCCCTGCTGTTCTATGGCTGTGTTTCAAGCACATGGTATTCCATAGAGTTTGACCAGCACAACAATTCTGCCTGGGCTCCTGCCCTGGCCCCCATTAAAATCATCATGGGCATTGGCATTTTTCTTACGCTGTTGCAGGCCTTTTCGGAATTTTTCAAGGCGCTGGCGCGCTCGCGCGGCCTGCTGCTGGGCGAGGAAGTTCCCGAGCGTCTTATTGTAGAAAGCGGCTATGTGGAACCAGAAGCGGAGCCTCAGCTTGTTGGTGTTGTGGCTGATCCGGTTGCTTCGCCGCAGGTTCTTGCCCCGGCGCAAGCGCTGGGTGGCTCGCGGTAA
- a CDS encoding DeoR/GlpR family DNA-binding transcription regulator: protein MLRETRLHRILALIAVNGHISTERLIKELGISRETARRDIIELENQGAARRVHGGLVALDSSTSEPSLKERRTRLEREKRAIARATVLQLQQGQTVFMDAGTTTTALAEELCTMPGLTIVTNSLRAAIILSERDEDKKNDSTVVLVGGRILAGREQTCGEGVIEEIQRWRADMAILSPVGLDAHHGASSFLPEEAAVARCMAQRASRLCILADHTKLGVISRINYASPREISMLITDAAASDLQCLKELKEILPKVILA, encoded by the coding sequence ATGCTGCGCGAAACCCGCCTGCACCGCATACTTGCCCTCATAGCAGTCAACGGCCATATCAGCACAGAGCGGCTCATCAAGGAGCTGGGAATTTCCCGGGAAACAGCCCGCAGGGATATTATCGAGCTGGAAAATCAGGGCGCGGCAAGGCGTGTGCACGGCGGGCTTGTGGCGCTGGATTCCTCTACGTCCGAACCGTCACTCAAAGAACGCAGAACCCGGCTGGAACGGGAAAAACGCGCCATTGCCCGCGCCACGGTGCTGCAACTGCAACAGGGGCAAACGGTTTTTATGGACGCAGGCACCACAACGACGGCTCTGGCAGAGGAACTCTGCACCATGCCTGGGCTTACCATCGTTACCAACAGCCTGCGCGCCGCCATCATTTTGAGTGAAAGGGACGAAGATAAAAAAAACGACAGCACAGTGGTGCTGGTGGGAGGCCGCATTCTTGCCGGACGGGAGCAGACCTGCGGCGAGGGCGTGATTGAAGAAATTCAGCGCTGGCGGGCAGATATGGCGATTCTTTCGCCCGTGGGGCTGGATGCGCACCACGGGGCAAGCAGCTTTTTGCCGGAAGAAGCCGCCGTGGCGCGCTGCATGGCCCAGCGTGCCAGCAGGCTGTGCATACTCGCCGATCACACAAAGCTTGGCGTTATCAGCCGGATAAACTACGCCTCACCCCGCGAAATTTCCATGCTCATTACCGATGCCGCAGCTTCGGATTTGCAATGTCTGAAGGAGCTGAAAGAAATTTTGCCCAAAGTCATTCTGGCCTGA
- a CDS encoding TRAP transporter substrate-binding protein, with amino-acid sequence MERREFLKTAGMGATAAVAATTGIMGATEAKAAKAPIKWRMQTYAGAALAEFVIKPQIDAFNKAANGEMVIELYTSDQLIPTSELFRAVQNGTIDAVQCDEDSMSSPADVAIFGAYFPFATRYSLDVPALFEHWGLNDIWKEAYGEIKGVEWLGSGSWDPCNFATTKPIRSLADLKGKRVFSFPTGGKFMSQFGVVPVTLPWEDIQVALQTGELDGVCWSGITEDYTSGWAEQCKYYLTNNICGAWIGSYFANSKKWAEVPEHLKTLFKLTCDSSNYFRQHWYWWGEAHYRATGGKMELTSIPDAEWGTVEEAAHKFWDETAQKSPRCAKVVDILKKYNAEMAVAGRPYRY; translated from the coding sequence ATGGAGAGGCGTGAGTTTTTGAAGACAGCGGGTATGGGCGCCACGGCGGCGGTTGCCGCCACAACTGGCATTATGGGGGCCACTGAGGCAAAGGCCGCCAAGGCTCCCATCAAGTGGCGCATGCAGACCTACGCGGGCGCGGCGCTTGCCGAGTTTGTCATCAAGCCGCAGATCGATGCCTTCAACAAGGCCGCCAATGGCGAAATGGTCATCGAACTTTACACCTCCGACCAGCTGATTCCCACCAGCGAGCTTTTCCGCGCTGTGCAGAACGGTACCATTGATGCCGTGCAGTGTGATGAAGACTCCATGTCTTCCCCTGCTGATGTGGCCATCTTTGGCGCGTACTTTCCCTTTGCCACCCGCTATTCGCTTGATGTGCCGGCTCTTTTTGAACACTGGGGCCTGAACGACATCTGGAAAGAAGCCTACGGCGAGATCAAGGGCGTTGAATGGCTTGGCTCTGGCTCCTGGGATCCCTGCAACTTTGCCACCACCAAGCCCATCCGCAGCCTTGCCGACCTGAAAGGCAAGCGCGTGTTCTCCTTCCCTACGGGCGGCAAGTTCATGAGCCAGTTTGGCGTGGTGCCTGTTACCCTGCCCTGGGAGGACATCCAGGTCGCCCTGCAAACCGGCGAGCTGGACGGCGTGTGCTGGTCGGGCATTACAGAAGACTACACCTCCGGCTGGGCAGAGCAGTGCAAGTATTACCTCACCAACAACATCTGCGGCGCGTGGATCGGTTCGTACTTTGCCAACAGCAAAAAGTGGGCTGAAGTGCCGGAACACCTCAAAACGCTGTTCAAGCTCACCTGCGACAGCTCCAACTATTTTCGCCAGCACTGGTACTGGTGGGGCGAAGCTCACTACCGTGCCACCGGCGGCAAGATGGAACTGACCTCCATTCCCGATGCTGAATGGGGCACTGTTGAAGAGGCCGCCCACAAGTTCTGGGACGAAACAGCCCAAAAAAGCCCGCGCTGCGCCAAGGTTGTGGATATCCTCAAAAAGTACAATGCCGAAATGGCTGTTGCGGGCCGTCCGTACCGTTATTGA